From Tissierellales bacterium, the proteins below share one genomic window:
- a CDS encoding polysaccharide lyase family 8 super-sandwich domain-containing protein — protein MKKCLKTSILLLVVVSMMFSFSAPHIVRASEVNENYETEDDFEKLKESYTQYLVGNEEINKSGQLDSKINNIHKTAFNRYNALLPEEDREINNKKMLFKNMELGEDLNNLSRSFLYLYEISLATKTYKRENLSGNNFYQDKDIIEDVIHGLEWLYINAFEDQENGYYGNWYQWEIGMPMNITKTLMLLEDEINEINPELINKYIDSMDQYLRNGKDGDVDLESRFHTGANLADITTNRIIQGALLKDENRVITSIDNLMTVFETIDPNNIVNNNTDGFYEDGSFIQHHRVAYTGSYGKILLDRIVQAMRILDGTKYDRKDVLVPTVKDWIYKGFSPVIFEGYMMEIVKGRAVSRTATGYRDVSTVIEAMVQISNFLNEQERAELQSHLKYTARTIKTDFTTNSFNSLEAIVQFHEIDNDSNIEPKSALNLKDHYAFNIMDKNVHVRDGYALAVSRSSDRISKYEYMNGENLMPWFQGDGAYYLYLSGRNQAESFGAEYFTTISPYKLPGTTVPIETRKTI, from the coding sequence ATTGTTATTAGTAGTTGTTTCAATGATGTTTTCTTTTAGTGCTCCTCATATTGTTAGGGCAAGTGAAGTTAATGAAAACTATGAAACAGAAGATGATTTTGAAAAATTAAAAGAATCATATACACAATATTTAGTAGGAAATGAAGAAATTAATAAAAGTGGACAATTGGACTCTAAAATAAATAATATTCATAAAACTGCATTTAATAGATACAATGCTCTTCTTCCCGAAGAAGATAGAGAAATTAATAATAAGAAAATGTTATTTAAAAATATGGAGTTGGGAGAAGACTTAAATAATTTAAGTAGATCCTTTTTATATTTATATGAAATATCCCTTGCAACGAAAACATATAAAAGAGAAAATTTAAGTGGAAATAATTTTTATCAAGATAAAGATATTATAGAAGATGTTATCCATGGTCTTGAATGGTTATACATAAATGCTTTTGAAGATCAGGAAAACGGTTATTATGGGAACTGGTATCAATGGGAAATTGGTATGCCAATGAATATTACAAAAACTCTTATGTTATTAGAAGATGAAATCAATGAAATAAATCCAGAATTAATTAACAAATATATTGATTCTATGGACCAGTATTTAAGGAATGGAAAAGATGGTGATGTAGACTTAGAATCTAGATTCCATACAGGAGCAAATTTAGCAGATATAACAACAAATAGGATTATTCAAGGTGCTCTTTTAAAAGATGAAAATAGAGTAATTACTTCTATAGACAATTTAATGACGGTATTTGAAACAATAGACCCAAATAATATAGTTAATAATAACACTGATGGATTCTATGAAGACGGTTCATTTATACAACACCATAGAGTAGCTTATACAGGTTCATATGGCAAAATATTATTAGATAGAATAGTACAAGCTATGAGAATACTAGATGGAACTAAATATGATAGGAAAGATGTACTTGTTCCAACAGTTAAAGATTGGATATATAAAGGTTTTTCACCAGTGATCTTTGAAGGTTATATGATGGAAATAGTTAAAGGAAGAGCAGTTTCAAGAACTGCTACAGGTTATCGAGATGTAAGCACTGTAATAGAAGCCATGGTGCAAATAAGCAATTTTTTAAATGAACAAGAAAGGGCTGAATTGCAGTCACATTTAAAGTATACTGCTAGAACCATTAAAACAGATTTTACAACAAATTCCTTTAATTCTCTTGAAGCTATAGTGCAGTTTCATGAAATTGATAATGACTCTAATATTGAACCTAAAAGTGCATTAAATTTAAAAGATCATTATGCATTTAATATTATGGACAAAAATGTTCATGTAAGAGATGGCTATGCTTTAGCAGTATCCAGAAGTTCAGATAGAATTAGTAAATATGAATATATGAACGGTGAAAATTTAATGCCTTGGTTCCAAGGAGATGGAGCTTATTACTTATATCTTTCAGGAAGAAATCAAGCAGAATCTTTTGGTGCAGAGTATTTTACAACAATAAGTCCATATAAATTACCTGGTACTACAGTTCCTATAGAGACAAGAAAGACAATA